One Streptomyces mobaraensis NBRC 13819 = DSM 40847 DNA segment encodes these proteins:
- a CDS encoding SCO6745 family protein produces the protein MNDAAATAPESTARALWRLAEPVHAVTYFTPEARAAYEDAGLRGWRRGYFAGRAAPFGPVGPEPVAASFFGFAPATVAGALPSVWEIVSPGRALELRRAGARNALRRLLAGRDEEVGRAAGLLAERVRALDCGGRVLSAANMALGFPVDPLDRLWHAATLLREHRGDGHVAALVAAGLDGCESLVLRAGLDTPRSELQPYRGWTDEEWDAAARRLAARGLLAPDGTATDEGRLLYASVEAATDRAAARPWQAVDPGELRELTDALTPLSRACAEVLRYPNPIGLPVPEAAAR, from the coding sequence ATGAACGACGCAGCGGCCACTGCGCCGGAGAGCACGGCCCGCGCCCTGTGGCGGCTGGCCGAACCGGTGCACGCCGTCACCTACTTCACGCCCGAGGCGCGGGCGGCCTACGAGGACGCGGGGCTGCGGGGCTGGCGGCGCGGCTACTTCGCGGGCCGCGCCGCCCCGTTCGGCCCGGTGGGCCCCGAGCCGGTGGCGGCCTCCTTCTTCGGCTTCGCCCCGGCGACGGTCGCCGGCGCGCTGCCGTCCGTCTGGGAGATCGTCTCCCCCGGCCGCGCCCTCGAACTGCGGCGCGCGGGCGCCCGGAACGCGCTGCGCCGGCTGCTCGCCGGCCGGGACGAGGAGGTGGGCAGAGCCGCCGGCCTGCTCGCAGAGCGCGTCCGCGCGCTCGACTGCGGCGGGCGGGTGCTCAGCGCCGCCAACATGGCGCTGGGCTTCCCGGTGGATCCCCTCGACCGGTTGTGGCACGCGGCGACCCTGCTGCGCGAGCACCGCGGCGACGGCCATGTGGCGGCGCTGGTCGCGGCGGGCCTGGACGGCTGCGAGTCCCTGGTCCTGCGGGCCGGCCTCGACACCCCGCGCTCCGAACTCCAGCCGTACCGCGGCTGGACGGACGAGGAGTGGGACGCCGCCGCCCGCCGCCTGGCCGCCCGCGGTCTCCTCGCCCCGGACGGCACCGCCACGGACGAGGGCCGCCTGCTGTACGCGTCCGTCGAGGCGGCGACGGACCGGGCGGCGGCCCGCCCGTGGCAGGCCGTGGACCCCGGGGAACTCCGGGAGTTGACGGACGCCCTCACCCCGCTGTCCCGCGCCTGCGCGGAGGTGCTGCGCTACCCGAACCCGATCGGCCTGCCGGTGCCGGAAGCCGCGGCGCGCTGA
- a CDS encoding ABC transporter permease, translating to MSAGTRTSPAAPGYRAGRTLPLRVEAARQARRRRTLVVGGVLAVLPFVLIAAFAIGGRPGGRDGRVTLMDTATASGVNFAATALFVSAGFLLVVPVALFCGDTVASEAGWSSLRYLLAAPVPRTRLLASKLAVALGFSAAAILLLPLVALAAGSAAYGWGPLRLPTGGTLPADTAVARLAAVVLYVFVSQLVTAALAFWLSTVTDAPLGAVGGAMGLTVLGNVLDAVTALGHWRDLLPAHWQYAWADVLQPHAEWGGMIKGTAVSVAYALVLFALAFRHFRAKDVVS from the coding sequence ATGAGTGCGGGCACGAGGACGTCCCCGGCCGCGCCCGGGTACCGCGCAGGGCGCACCCTGCCGCTGCGGGTCGAGGCGGCGCGGCAGGCGCGGCGGCGGCGCACGCTGGTGGTCGGGGGTGTGCTGGCGGTCCTGCCGTTCGTCCTGATCGCGGCGTTCGCGATCGGCGGACGGCCGGGCGGCCGGGACGGGCGGGTGACGCTGATGGACACCGCCACCGCCTCGGGGGTGAACTTCGCGGCCACGGCGCTGTTCGTCTCGGCCGGGTTCCTGCTGGTGGTGCCGGTGGCGCTGTTCTGCGGCGACACGGTGGCGTCGGAGGCGGGCTGGTCGTCGCTGCGCTATCTGCTGGCGGCGCCCGTGCCCCGGACGCGGCTGCTGGCGAGCAAGCTGGCGGTGGCGCTGGGGTTCAGCGCGGCGGCGATCCTGCTGCTGCCGCTGGTGGCGCTGGCGGCGGGCTCGGCCGCGTACGGCTGGGGGCCGCTGCGGCTCCCCACCGGCGGGACGCTCCCGGCGGACACGGCCGTGGCCCGGCTGGCGGCCGTCGTCCTGTACGTCTTCGTCAGTCAACTGGTCACGGCGGCCCTGGCGTTCTGGCTGTCGACGGTGACGGACGCGCCGCTGGGCGCGGTCGGCGGGGCGATGGGCCTGACCGTGCTCGGCAACGTCCTGGACGCGGTGACCGCGCTCGGCCACTGGCGCGACCTGCTGCCCGCGCACTGGCAGTACGCCTGGGCGGACGTCCTCCAGCCGCACGCCGAGTGGGGCGGCATGATCAAGGGGACGGCGGTGTCGGTGGCGTACGCGCTGGTCCTGTTCGCGCTGGCGTTCCGGCACTTCCGGGCGAAGGACGTGGTCTCCTGA
- a CDS encoding alpha/beta fold hydrolase, with translation MKLRLPRPRLPSRGRGRLTAALAALAVLAGAGTWTAAEATGGDSPVHREDRFLTMPESTGGAEAAVRIDTSFFTAGGDARRPAVLLAHGFGGDKDDVRGQAEELARRGYAVLTWSARGFGDSTGRIGLNDPDREVADVSRLIDWLAKRPEVRLDREGDPRVGIAGASYGGAVALLAAGYDKRVDAIAPQITYWDLNSALFPNDVFKKLWTGVFFTTGSTSTTSGAKGSGGGCGRFEPELCAMYERVAVAGRPDASARALLERRSPAAVAGRIRTPALLIQGQSDSLFPLTESDRAAEALARNGAPVAVDWIAGGHDTGGSDEEGRVADRTRAWFDRYLKEDEGAGTGPAFRISRTGGLDTTDGSARLRGATADRYPGLRGDTRPVPLTGREQRFGNPAGGSPPAVSAVPGLGGLSRLSGLGVGVSLDFPGQYARFDSPKLTESVRVTGTPTARVRVASDSGEAVLFAKVYDVGPDGRRQLPGQLVTPLRVTDAKGGRTVEVRLPAVDHVFEAGHRMRLVLSSTDLGYASPAAPAAYTVSLADRELSVPTAPGVRTGSSALPWWTWGLPAGGLVIAFALLLTGRRRGPVPAPDPALADVPLVIDGLSKRYAKSADRYAVRDLSFRVERGQVLGLLGPNGAGKTTTLRMLMGLIRPDGGEVRVFGHAIRPGAPVLSRVGAFVEGAGFLPHLSGRANLDLYWRATGRPAEDAHVDEALEIAGLGSALDRAVRTYSQGMRQRLAIAQAMLGLPDLLILDEPTNGLDPPQIREMREVMIRYAAAGRTVIVSSHLLAEVEQSCTHLVVMDRGRLVTAGPVAEITGSGETLLVGVAGEVSEAVTEKVGALPGVASAVRAESGLLVRLDGASTPELLVELVRLEIPVTGVGPHRRLEDAFLTLIGGQA, from the coding sequence ATGAAGCTGCGTTTGCCCCGCCCCCGGCTCCCCAGCCGCGGCCGCGGCCGTCTGACCGCCGCCCTGGCCGCGCTGGCCGTCCTCGCCGGCGCCGGCACCTGGACAGCGGCGGAGGCCACCGGCGGCGACTCCCCGGTGCACCGCGAGGACCGGTTCCTGACGATGCCGGAGTCAACGGGCGGCGCCGAGGCCGCCGTCCGCATCGACACGTCGTTCTTCACCGCGGGCGGCGACGCCCGCAGACCCGCCGTCCTCCTGGCCCACGGCTTCGGCGGCGACAAGGACGACGTGCGCGGCCAGGCCGAGGAGCTGGCCCGCCGGGGCTACGCCGTCCTCACCTGGTCCGCCCGCGGCTTCGGCGACTCCACCGGCCGCATCGGCCTCAACGACCCCGACCGCGAGGTCGCCGACGTCAGCCGCCTGATCGACTGGCTGGCCAAGCGCCCGGAGGTGCGGCTCGACCGCGAGGGCGATCCCAGGGTCGGCATCGCGGGCGCCTCGTACGGCGGCGCCGTCGCCCTGCTCGCGGCCGGGTACGACAAGCGCGTCGACGCCATCGCCCCGCAGATCACGTACTGGGACCTGAACAGCGCCCTCTTCCCGAACGACGTGTTCAAGAAGCTGTGGACGGGCGTCTTCTTCACCACCGGCTCGACCTCCACCACCTCCGGAGCGAAGGGCTCCGGCGGCGGCTGCGGCCGGTTCGAGCCGGAGCTGTGCGCGATGTACGAGCGGGTCGCCGTCGCCGGGCGGCCGGACGCGAGCGCCCGCGCGCTGCTGGAGCGCCGCAGCCCGGCGGCCGTGGCCGGGCGGATCAGAACGCCGGCCCTGCTGATCCAGGGCCAGAGCGACTCGCTCTTCCCGCTCACGGAGTCGGACCGGGCCGCCGAGGCGCTGGCCCGCAACGGCGCGCCCGTGGCCGTCGACTGGATCGCGGGCGGCCACGACACCGGTGGCTCCGACGAGGAGGGCCGCGTCGCCGACCGTACCCGCGCCTGGTTCGACCGGTACCTCAAGGAGGACGAGGGCGCCGGCACCGGACCGGCGTTCCGGATCAGCAGGACCGGCGGCCTGGACACCACCGACGGCAGCGCCCGGCTGCGCGGCGCGACCGCCGACCGCTACCCCGGCCTGCGCGGCGACACCCGGCCGGTGCCGCTGACCGGCCGCGAGCAGCGCTTCGGCAACCCGGCGGGCGGTTCGCCGCCCGCGGTGTCCGCCGTGCCGGGGCTCGGGGGCCTCTCCCGCCTCTCCGGCCTGGGTGTCGGGGTGTCGCTCGACTTCCCGGGCCAGTACGCCCGTTTCGACTCCCCGAAGCTCACCGAGAGCGTCCGCGTCACCGGCACGCCGACCGCGCGGGTGCGGGTGGCCTCGGACAGCGGCGAGGCCGTGCTGTTCGCGAAGGTGTACGACGTGGGCCCGGACGGGCGGCGGCAACTGCCCGGCCAGCTGGTCACCCCGCTGCGGGTGACGGACGCCAAGGGCGGCCGGACGGTGGAGGTGCGGCTGCCCGCGGTCGACCACGTCTTCGAGGCCGGCCACCGGATGCGGCTGGTCCTCTCCTCGACCGACCTCGGCTACGCCTCGCCGGCGGCCCCGGCCGCGTACACCGTCTCCCTCGCGGACCGCGAGCTGAGCGTGCCCACCGCGCCCGGCGTGCGCACCGGTTCGTCCGCGCTGCCCTGGTGGACGTGGGGTTTGCCGGCCGGCGGGCTGGTCATCGCGTTCGCGCTGCTGCTCACCGGCCGCCGACGCGGTCCCGTCCCCGCGCCGGATCCCGCGCTCGCGGACGTCCCGCTGGTCATCGACGGGCTGAGCAAGCGGTACGCCAAGTCGGCGGACCGGTACGCCGTCCGCGACCTGTCGTTCCGGGTGGAACGCGGCCAGGTGCTCGGCCTGCTCGGGCCGAACGGCGCGGGCAAGACGACGACGCTGCGGATGCTGATGGGCCTGATCCGGCCGGACGGCGGCGAGGTGCGCGTCTTCGGGCACGCGATCCGGCCCGGCGCGCCCGTGCTGTCGCGGGTCGGGGCGTTCGTGGAGGGCGCGGGCTTCCTGCCGCACCTGTCGGGCCGGGCCAACCTGGACCTGTACTGGCGGGCCACCGGCCGCCCGGCGGAGGACGCGCACGTCGACGAGGCCCTGGAGATCGCCGGGCTGGGTTCGGCGCTGGACCGGGCCGTCCGCACGTACTCGCAGGGCATGCGGCAGCGGCTGGCCATCGCCCAGGCCATGCTGGGCCTGCCGGACCTGCTGATCCTGGACGAGCCGACGAACGGGCTCGACCCGCCGCAGATCCGCGAGATGCGCGAGGTGATGATCCGTTACGCGGCGGCCGGGCGCACGGTGATCGTGTCCAGCCATCTGCTGGCCGAGGTCGAGCAGAGCTGCACCCACCTCGTGGTGATGGACCGGGGGCGGCTGGTGACGGCGGGCCCGGTCGCGGAGATCACCGGCTCGGGCGAGACGCTGCTGGTCGGGGTGGCGGGCGAGGTGTCCGAGGCCGTCACCGAGAAGGTCGGCGCGCTGCCCGGCGTGGCGTCGGCCGTCCGCGCGGAGAGCGGGCTGCTGGTCCGGCTCGACGGCGCGAGCACCCCTGAACTGCTGGTGGAACTGGTCCGGCTGGAGATTCCGGTGACGGGTGTGGGCCCGCACCGGCGGCTGGAGGACGCGTTCCTGACCCTGATCGGAGGCCAGGCATGA
- a CDS encoding adenylosuccinate lyase family protein produces the protein MDTPSAPPAAAHCAHDRGHVVDSLFHGNAYGTPASRRIFCDRCRLQRWLYVEAVLAASQAEVGMLPAATAEEIVRACAPGRVDLDALAPEFRRTGHSLVPLLRGVEAVCTGGRGEMVHLGATTQDIQDTAQALEMRDVLDEADRELAAMVARLADLAEEHRDSLMTGRSYGQPAVPITFGLKAAGWLDELLRHAGRLARLREEALVAQLFGGAGTMAGFGPYGGALLGVFARRLGLGVPAVSWHTARDRPAEFGTVLALLAAGLARVANEVHELSRPEIGELAEGWEHGRVGSSTMPHKRNPERSAQVVVLARLARANAALGIEGMLQEHERDARGLRVEWAALADVSHHTLAALAALNAVLAGLRVDRERMAGNARRTGEQLCSETLMLALGRAIGKQSAHALVYEASQHAQDDGGSLRAALAKHDVVGRYVDAAALEEYLDPARYLGASGELTDRTVERARRWLTAAAPAPAHR, from the coding sequence ATGGACACTCCGTCAGCCCCGCCCGCGGCGGCGCACTGCGCCCACGACCGCGGACACGTCGTCGACTCCCTGTTCCACGGCAACGCGTACGGCACCCCGGCCAGCCGCCGGATCTTCTGCGACCGCTGCCGGCTGCAGCGGTGGCTGTACGTGGAGGCGGTGCTGGCCGCCAGTCAGGCCGAGGTGGGGATGCTGCCCGCCGCGACGGCCGAGGAGATCGTCCGGGCCTGCGCGCCGGGCCGGGTCGACCTCGACGCGCTCGCGCCCGAGTTCCGGCGCACCGGGCACTCGCTGGTACCGCTGCTGCGCGGTGTGGAGGCCGTCTGTACCGGGGGCCGGGGCGAGATGGTGCACCTGGGGGCCACCACCCAGGACATCCAGGACACCGCCCAGGCCCTGGAGATGCGCGACGTCCTGGACGAGGCCGACCGTGAACTGGCCGCCATGGTGGCACGGCTCGCCGACCTCGCGGAGGAGCACCGCGACAGCCTGATGACCGGGCGCAGCTACGGGCAGCCCGCCGTCCCCATCACGTTCGGGCTGAAGGCGGCGGGCTGGCTCGACGAACTGCTGCGGCACGCCGGGCGGCTGGCGCGGCTGCGCGAGGAGGCGCTGGTGGCGCAGCTGTTCGGCGGGGCCGGCACCATGGCGGGGTTCGGTCCGTACGGCGGGGCGCTCCTCGGCGTGTTCGCGCGGCGGCTCGGTCTCGGCGTGCCCGCCGTCAGCTGGCACACCGCGCGCGACCGGCCGGCCGAGTTCGGCACCGTCCTGGCCCTGCTCGCGGCCGGTCTGGCCCGGGTCGCCAACGAGGTGCACGAGCTGTCCCGGCCGGAGATCGGGGAGCTCGCCGAGGGCTGGGAGCACGGGCGGGTCGGCAGCAGCACGATGCCGCACAAGCGGAACCCGGAGCGCTCCGCGCAGGTCGTCGTCCTCGCCCGGCTGGCCCGGGCCAACGCGGCGCTCGGCATCGAGGGCATGCTCCAGGAGCACGAGCGCGACGCCCGGGGCCTGCGCGTGGAGTGGGCCGCCCTCGCCGACGTCTCCCACCACACCCTCGCCGCCCTCGCCGCGCTCAACGCCGTCCTCGCCGGCCTGCGGGTGGACCGCGAGCGGATGGCCGGGAACGCCCGGCGGACGGGCGAGCAGCTCTGCAGCGAGACCCTGATGCTCGCCCTCGGCCGCGCGATCGGCAAACAGAGCGCCCACGCCCTCGTCTACGAGGCGAGCCAGCACGCCCAGGACGACGGCGGTTCCCTGCGGGCCGCCCTCGCGAAGCACGACGTCGTCGGCCGGTACGTCGACGCCGCCGCCCTGGAGGAGTACCTCGACCCCGCCCGCTACCTGGGCGCCTCCGGTGAACTCACCGACCGGACCGTCGAACGGGCGCGGCGCTGGCTGACCGCCGCCGCCCCGGCCCCCGCCCACCGCTGA
- a CDS encoding methyltransferase domain-containing protein: protein MTGYLRFDGERATEADAEAHTPELTGQRAHLRSLLALRPGERVLDAGCGPGYLLEEMAREIGPDGVLRGVDVSPSMLDLARRRCGGDGRVGLEEGRCEELPFPDGSFDAVVSSQVLEYVEDVEGALAEFARVLRPGGRAVVLDTDWDSLVWHSRDRARMRHVLRLWDDHVADPRLPERLGPLLAGAGLREERLTTLTFVNRDCHPGVYSHWQLGFVEAFLAGHPEADPGTTRAWGDEQRELARTGRFFYSLGRYAFTAVRPAG, encoded by the coding sequence ATGACCGGCTACCTGCGCTTCGACGGCGAACGCGCCACCGAGGCCGACGCCGAGGCCCACACCCCCGAACTCACCGGCCAGCGCGCCCACCTGCGCTCGCTGCTCGCCCTCCGTCCCGGGGAACGCGTCCTCGACGCCGGCTGCGGGCCCGGCTACCTGCTGGAGGAGATGGCCCGCGAGATCGGCCCGGACGGCGTCCTCCGGGGCGTCGACGTCAGCCCGTCGATGCTGGACCTGGCCCGGCGGCGGTGCGGCGGCGACGGCCGCGTCGGCCTGGAGGAAGGGCGGTGCGAGGAACTGCCGTTCCCGGACGGCTCGTTCGACGCGGTCGTCTCGTCGCAGGTGCTGGAGTACGTGGAGGACGTCGAGGGCGCCCTCGCCGAGTTCGCGCGCGTGCTGCGGCCCGGCGGCCGGGCGGTGGTCCTCGACACCGACTGGGACTCGCTGGTGTGGCACTCCCGCGACCGCGCGCGGATGCGGCACGTGCTGCGGCTGTGGGACGACCACGTGGCCGACCCCCGGCTCCCCGAGCGGCTGGGCCCGCTGCTGGCGGGGGCGGGGCTGCGGGAGGAGCGGCTGACCACCCTGACGTTCGTCAACCGCGACTGCCACCCCGGCGTCTACAGCCACTGGCAGCTGGGCTTCGTCGAGGCGTTCCTCGCCGGGCACCCCGAGGCCGACCCGGGGACCACCCGCGCCTGGGGCGACGAACAGCGCGAACTGGCGCGCACCGGACGGTTCTTCTACAGCCTCGGCCGCTACGCCTTCACCGCCGTCCGGCCCGCCGGCTGA
- the serC gene encoding 3-phosphoserine/phosphohydroxythreonine transaminase has protein sequence MAGGGDTGGGYAYNFCAGPATLPRSVMRRVREEFAAHADDGASIVEISHKSPRFTALLESAVTRFRELCGVPDGHHVLFVHGGARMQCSAVPLNLVSRSPSRTSGYVETGFFARQARAEGARYGTAAVVASSADTGFDRIPAVHPDDCPPDAAYVHLTSNNTVYGTRWHSFPHGLPAPLVADATSDVLSRRLDFSRFGVVYAGFQKNLGPSSLALVVVRDDLLGHALPGTPLLLDYAVYAESRSLHNTPNTFALFVLSLVLDWVGEQGGLDAVERADRDKADVLYRELDRSAFYRPTAHPAHRSVTNITFRLPDARATADFLRRADAEGLRGLAGHRSVGGVRASVYNGMPPAGVRALAGFLREYERTRG, from the coding sequence ATGGCCGGGGGCGGGGACACCGGTGGCGGGTACGCGTACAACTTCTGCGCGGGGCCGGCGACGCTGCCCCGGTCCGTGATGCGCCGGGTCCGCGAGGAATTCGCGGCGCACGCGGACGACGGCGCCTCGATCGTCGAGATCAGCCACAAGAGCCCCCGGTTCACCGCGCTGCTGGAGTCGGCCGTCACCCGGTTCCGGGAGCTGTGCGGGGTGCCCGACGGCCACCACGTGCTGTTCGTGCACGGCGGGGCGCGCATGCAGTGCTCCGCCGTGCCCCTCAACCTCGTCTCCCGCTCGCCGAGCCGTACGTCCGGCTACGTGGAGACCGGCTTCTTCGCCCGGCAGGCCCGGGCGGAGGGAGCCCGCTACGGCACGGCCGCCGTGGTCGCGAGCAGCGCGGACACCGGCTTCGACCGGATACCGGCCGTGCACCCGGACGACTGCCCGCCGGACGCCGCGTACGTCCACCTGACGAGCAACAACACGGTGTACGGGACGCGCTGGCACTCCTTCCCGCACGGCCTCCCGGCCCCGCTGGTGGCCGACGCCACGTCCGACGTCCTCTCCCGGCGGCTGGACTTCTCCCGCTTCGGCGTCGTCTACGCGGGCTTCCAGAAGAACCTCGGGCCGTCGAGCCTGGCCCTGGTCGTCGTCCGCGACGACCTGCTCGGCCACGCCCTGCCCGGGACGCCGCTCCTGCTGGACTACGCGGTGTACGCCGAGAGCCGGTCGCTGCACAACACACCCAACACCTTCGCCCTGTTCGTCCTCTCCCTCGTCCTGGACTGGGTCGGGGAGCAGGGCGGCCTGGACGCCGTCGAGCGCGCCGACCGGGACAAGGCGGACGTGCTCTACCGGGAGCTGGACCGGTCGGCGTTCTACCGCCCGACCGCGCACCCCGCCCACCGGTCCGTCACCAACATCACCTTCCGGCTGCCGGACGCCCGGGCGACGGCCGACTTCCTGCGCCGGGCGGACGCGGAGGGGCTGCGGGGGCTCGCCGGCCACCGCAGCGTCGGCGGCGTCCGCGCCTCGGTCTACAACGGGATGCCCCCGGCCGGCGTCCGGGCCCTGGCCGGCTTCCTCCGCGAGTACGAGCGCACCCGCGGATGA
- a CDS encoding glutamate-cysteine ligase family protein, producing the protein MKIGIESELPVVDRHGFAAGREAVRAVFRRLAGQDGFRSYADRPGGETLGVRAALPGGTLDIGTDYGFCTVEAALPPEEDFARAKAAWHACLDDVLLPALAAEGLSALGHGCQPRTETLGAPWLADKAHYRLWLERAERYPGHYAADAWPGFAAVQFNVDVPLDAAVTACDTLIKLTPLVFAWGSNDAVFGGSVRPWHSLRLRGYTELAASNPFFAHRLLLPHHLYRDLSDYVREAWARPVFQVEREGAVHAPVDPGLTTAEFATAGRADFVDQRGVKRTLRCTSADLATGLVHYWPAVRIRVRLDESLDVPDIVAAVAAGRAEEVLADGGRGCFVEIRHLPTMGRAETFAWLAMFLGWLGDPDGCRDLTAEWTLDDVRSATEDVLAHGWSARLRGRPLPEWGAAAFDLAERSLRRDPVAPSVELAPLARRLAERTSPSADTVTCLERHGVEALVDRLRL; encoded by the coding sequence ATGAAGATCGGTATCGAGTCGGAACTGCCCGTGGTCGACCGGCACGGCTTCGCGGCCGGGCGGGAGGCGGTACGGGCCGTGTTCCGCCGCCTCGCCGGGCAGGACGGCTTCCGCTCGTATGCCGACCGGCCGGGCGGGGAGACCCTGGGCGTCCGGGCGGCGCTCCCCGGCGGGACGCTCGACATCGGCACCGACTACGGGTTCTGCACCGTCGAGGCGGCCCTGCCGCCGGAGGAGGACTTCGCCCGGGCCAAGGCGGCGTGGCACGCCTGCCTGGACGACGTGCTGCTGCCGGCGCTCGCCGCGGAGGGGCTGTCGGCGCTGGGCCACGGCTGCCAGCCGCGGACGGAGACCCTGGGCGCCCCCTGGCTCGCCGACAAGGCCCACTACCGGCTCTGGCTGGAGCGGGCCGAGCGGTACCCGGGCCACTACGCGGCCGACGCGTGGCCCGGCTTCGCGGCCGTCCAGTTCAACGTCGACGTCCCTCTCGACGCGGCCGTCACCGCCTGCGACACCCTGATCAAGCTCACCCCGCTGGTCTTCGCCTGGGGCTCCAACGACGCGGTCTTCGGCGGGTCCGTCCGGCCGTGGCACTCCCTCCGGCTGCGCGGCTACACCGAACTCGCCGCGTCGAACCCGTTCTTCGCCCACCGCCTGCTCCTCCCCCACCACCTCTACCGCGACCTGTCCGACTACGTGCGGGAGGCGTGGGCGCGGCCGGTCTTCCAGGTCGAGCGGGAGGGCGCGGTCCACGCCCCGGTCGATCCCGGGCTGACCACGGCGGAGTTCGCCACGGCGGGCCGGGCGGACTTCGTGGACCAGCGGGGCGTGAAGCGGACGCTGCGCTGCACGTCCGCGGACCTCGCCACCGGACTGGTCCACTACTGGCCGGCCGTCCGGATCCGGGTGCGCCTGGACGAGTCGCTCGACGTGCCGGACATCGTCGCGGCGGTGGCGGCCGGGCGGGCCGAGGAGGTGCTGGCGGACGGCGGGCGCGGCTGCTTCGTCGAGATCCGGCACCTGCCGACGATGGGCCGCGCCGAGACGTTCGCCTGGCTGGCGATGTTCCTGGGCTGGCTGGGCGACCCGGACGGCTGCCGCGACCTGACCGCGGAGTGGACGCTGGACGACGTCCGGTCGGCGACGGAGGACGTCCTGGCGCACGGCTGGTCGGCCCGGCTGCGCGGTCGGCCGCTCCCCGAGTGGGGGGCGGCGGCGTTCGACCTGGCGGAGCGCTCGCTGCGGCGCGACCCGGTGGCGCCGTCGGTCGAACTGGCGCCGCTGGCACGCCGGTTGGCGGAGCGCACCAGCCCGTCGGCCGACACCGTCACCTGCCTGGAGCGGCACGGCGTCGAGGCGCTCGTCGACCGGCTGCGGTTGTGA
- a CDS encoding O-methyltransferase, with protein MTGDPAETAAVTSGLDPRVASVLRALEERSDKERAEMEALRAVGALRGRAAEFMLDVGPESGLFLNTLVRSARARTVLEVGGSVGYSTLWLAEAVRATGGRVYSIEPVDGKRAEQRANLRAAGLEDVVELTACEAPELVPALPAPLDLVLLDHWKELYVRDFEACWPAVAPGGLVVADNILTPKKNAAVIAGYRRHLAGLSDARSQVVSVGAGLEVTVKCEDRLIDERSTPAAPSVSPVTPATPRDGGPPR; from the coding sequence GTGACCGGCGATCCGGCGGAGACGGCCGCCGTCACGTCCGGCCTCGACCCGCGCGTCGCCTCGGTGCTCCGCGCCCTGGAGGAGCGGTCGGACAAGGAGCGGGCGGAGATGGAGGCGCTGCGGGCGGTCGGCGCGCTGCGCGGGCGGGCGGCGGAGTTCATGCTGGACGTCGGCCCCGAGTCGGGCCTGTTCCTGAACACCCTGGTGCGGTCCGCCCGGGCGCGGACCGTGCTGGAGGTCGGCGGATCGGTGGGCTACTCGACGCTGTGGCTGGCCGAGGCGGTCCGGGCGACCGGCGGCCGGGTGTACTCCATCGAGCCGGTCGACGGGAAGCGGGCCGAGCAGCGGGCGAACCTGCGGGCGGCCGGGCTGGAGGACGTCGTCGAGCTGACGGCGTGCGAGGCGCCCGAGCTGGTCCCCGCCCTGCCCGCACCGCTCGATCTGGTGCTGCTGGACCACTGGAAGGAGCTGTACGTGCGCGACTTCGAGGCGTGCTGGCCGGCCGTGGCGCCGGGCGGGCTGGTCGTGGCCGACAACATCCTGACCCCGAAGAAGAACGCGGCGGTGATCGCCGGGTACCGGCGGCACCTCGCCGGGCTGTCCGACGCCCGGAGTCAAGTGGTGTCCGTCGGCGCCGGCCTGGAGGTCACCGTCAAGTGTGAAGACCGGCTCATCGACGAGCGCTCCACTCCCGCCGCACCTAGCGTGTCCCCCGTCACCCCCGCCACTCCTCGCGACGGAGGCCCGCCCAGATGA